CGGTGGTGCCGGCCAGCACGGCGGCGTGTGCCGGCATCGCCATCGGGCTCTCCAAGGACCTGCTGCAGCGCGCTGCCGAGGTCAACCTGAAGGAGCGGCGACGGACCGTGCTGGTGCCGAGGGAGACGCCGGTGACGCGCAGTCACCTCGAGCATCTGATCGCCCTGCTGGATGCCGGTGCGGTGGTGCTGCCGGCCAGTCCCGGTTTCTACGGGTCCGGGGCAGACGCCACCGCACAGCAACTCGTCGATTTCATTGCGGGCAAAGTGCTGGACTCGCTGGGTGTGTCACACACCCTGATGCGGCGATGGAGCGGACGGCTCGGTGAGCGCTAGTTCAGCGCAGACCGTTCGGCGGGCCGTAACCCGCACCCGGGTTGGTCGGGCCGCTGTTCCGCGGCTTGTTCGCCGCGTCGTCCTCGCGCATCTCCTCGATCACGCCGTCGCCCTCAAGCAGGGCCTTGACTTCGGATTCGCGGAATCGGCGGTGTCCACCCGGAGTACGGATGCTGCCGATACGCCCGGCTGCGGCCCAACGCGTGACCGTTTTCGGATCGACGCGGAACAACGCGGCCACCTCACCCGGCGTCAGCAGACGGTCTCCAGTGTCCACAACCCCCTCCTCGGTTCTGTTTTCTGGAGCGGCCGGTGGTCACGGTGAGTGTCGGCATGCTCGATCGGGACGTAAAGCCATTAGAGCACCGCCCCTGAACCAAGTCCGTGAAATACGGAAAAAGCCCCGATTGCGACAACGATCATTATCCTGCCCCCCATTCGCCGCTACCGGGCGTGAGTGCCGACCGGCCACCCGATTAGGGTTTCAGGCATGGACTCCATCGACCTCCGGCTGATCGACCTGCTCCGGGAGAACGCGCGCTCGTCGTACGCCGAGTTGGCGCGCAAGGTCGGGCTCTCCGCCCCCGCGGTGCACGAGCGAGTCGGTAAGCTCGAAGCCGCCGGGACCATCCGCGGTTACCGGGCCGACGTCGACCA
This window of the Actinoplanes oblitus genome carries:
- a CDS encoding UbiX family flavin prenyltransferase, with product MRQPWIIGVSGASGTPYAKAVITGLLDAGEPVDLVVSRAARLTLLDETGATIRDAHWKDDVAAWLGRDLGDLAYWPAGDLAAGPSSGSYPARGMAVVPASTAACAGIAIGLSKDLLQRAAEVNLKERRRTVLVPRETPVTRSHLEHLIALLDAGAVVLPASPGFYGSGADATAQQLVDFIAGKVLDSLGVSHTLMRRWSGRLGER
- a CDS encoding BldC family transcriptional regulator, yielding MDTGDRLLTPGEVAALFRVDPKTVTRWAAAGRIGSIRTPGGHRRFRESEVKALLEGDGVIEEMREDDAANKPRNSGPTNPGAGYGPPNGLR